A region of Nostoc sp. 'Peltigera membranacea cyanobiont' N6 DNA encodes the following proteins:
- a CDS encoding Rieske 2Fe-2S domain-containing protein: MKPILPGAPWLIAHKSTLGVNKPNKLTLNGQDYVIWQNQKGEVFALDNICPHMQAPLSDGWVCQERDTITCPFHALEFDGQGRLQQGEKKDNQPITKPLELIISNDCLWTYGGFAPKLPIPDLHQKIVDEYEFLGVTGDKSIQGDFLSNLMVNYDYNHQNGTHKELFKIKYCHVNSFEEKGYYTTIKQDLRRDDNTLGEIIKNPVLGIFPKNLTNTLEYAFPSTTAFFTKTPIGDIAQIHILYPETDKITKTFILMYAKVVNPLMKFLFKNSVLKVAATVIEQDTGAVESLYPRQKPKIRLPNEEIMFYAEKLYHDW, encoded by the coding sequence ATGAAACCAATTTTACCTGGTGCGCCTTGGTTAATCGCGCACAAATCTACATTAGGAGTGAATAAACCTAATAAACTTACTTTAAATGGACAGGATTATGTTATCTGGCAAAATCAAAAAGGTGAAGTTTTTGCCCTTGATAACATCTGCCCCCACATGCAAGCACCCTTATCAGATGGTTGGGTTTGTCAAGAAAGAGATACTATTACTTGCCCTTTTCATGCACTAGAATTTGATGGACAAGGCAGACTACAGCAAGGAGAAAAAAAGGATAATCAGCCTATTACAAAACCATTAGAGCTAATTATTAGCAATGATTGTCTCTGGACTTATGGCGGATTTGCACCAAAATTGCCCATCCCAGATTTGCATCAAAAAATTGTCGATGAATACGAGTTCCTGGGAGTAACTGGAGATAAAAGTATTCAGGGTGACTTTTTGAGCAACCTGATGGTTAATTATGATTATAACCATCAAAATGGAACTCACAAAGAACTATTTAAAATTAAATATTGTCATGTAAATTCTTTTGAAGAGAAAGGATATTATACCACAATCAAACAAGATTTGAGGAGAGATGATAATACACTAGGAGAAATTATTAAAAACCCCGTTTTAGGCATTTTTCCTAAAAATCTCACTAACACACTCGAATACGCTTTTCCTTCAACTACTGCTTTTTTTACTAAAACGCCGATTGGTGATATTGCTCAAATTCATATTCTCTACCCGGAAACAGATAAAATCACCAAGACGTTTATTTTGATGTATGCCAAAGTAGTCAATCCTTTGATGAAATTTCTATTCAAAAATTCCGTTTTAAAAGTAGCCGCAACTGTGATTGAACAGGATACAGGTGCAGTTGAAAGTTTGTATCCTCGACAAAAACCAAAAATTAGATTGCCAAATGAAGAGATTATGTTCTACGCAGAAAAACTCTACCATGATTGGTAA
- a CDS encoding Uma2 family endonuclease has protein sequence MTALILNLSPTIELTDEQFFQLCQNNRDLRLERTAEGELIIMPPTGWESGNRNSRLTQRLGNWADADGTGLAFDSSTGFKLPNGANRSPDASWVSQERLEALNPDPDRFLPLAPDFAVELRSASDSLKTVQQKMQEYIDNGVRLGWLIDPQNQQVEIYRPGRDIEILRSPTSLSGEDVLPGFILDLAQILS, from the coding sequence ATGACTGCCCTGATTCTGAACCTCAGCCCTACCATTGAACTAACAGATGAGCAGTTCTTCCAACTGTGTCAAAATAATCGAGATTTGCGACTTGAGCGCACCGCAGAGGGAGAATTAATTATCATGCCACCAACTGGATGGGAAAGCGGAAATCGCAATAGTAGACTCACACAGCGTTTAGGTAATTGGGCTGACGCTGATGGCACAGGTTTGGCTTTTGACTCCTCAACGGGTTTTAAGCTCCCCAATGGTGCAAATCGTTCTCCTGATGCATCCTGGGTAAGCCAAGAGCGATTAGAAGCCCTGAACCCAGACCCCGACAGATTCCTGCCACTCGCTCCAGATTTTGCGGTAGAATTGCGCTCTGCTTCAGACAGCTTAAAGACTGTGCAACAAAAAATGCAGGAGTATATTGACAATGGTGTGCGTTTAGGCTGGCTGATCGATCCGCAAAACCAACAGGTGGAAATTTACCGCCCAGGAAGGGATATTGAGATTTTGCGATCGCCTACTAGCTTATCAGGAGAGGATGTATTGCCTGGATTTATACTGGATCTAGCACAAATTTTGAGTTAA
- a CDS encoding TetR/AcrR family transcriptional regulator codes for MGRSTESKFSSKKPRQVRDAEATKKQILDAAEVEFARNGLQGARTEAIARGAGVTTAMIYYYFQSKEGLYQAVLQRPAVEMHEGFEQLNLDRFPPEEALKILVKGAIAYEAAHPHRGMLWFQEANQNQGKYFKQGNWQENFSYLINILERGMAEGCFRQIDPFLTTLHIIGVCNMYFNAYENIKHTRPDLQLLSPEMIEQHTQAAVNFILAGVQAIKVNNISKESNTNSDDT; via the coding sequence GTGGGTCGTTCAACGGAGTCAAAATTCTCATCTAAAAAGCCGCGTCAGGTGCGCGATGCAGAGGCGACGAAAAAGCAGATTCTCGATGCGGCGGAAGTGGAGTTTGCCAGAAATGGACTTCAAGGGGCGCGGACAGAGGCGATCGCTAGAGGTGCAGGTGTCACCACAGCGATGATTTACTACTACTTCCAGAGTAAAGAAGGGCTATATCAAGCTGTTCTGCAACGTCCGGCGGTGGAGATGCACGAAGGGTTCGAGCAGCTAAATCTCGATCGGTTCCCACCAGAGGAGGCGTTGAAGATACTAGTTAAGGGAGCGATCGCTTACGAGGCTGCTCACCCGCACAGAGGAATGCTTTGGTTTCAAGAAGCAAACCAAAATCAGGGAAAGTATTTCAAACAGGGGAATTGGCAAGAAAATTTTAGCTATCTCATCAATATTTTAGAGCGAGGAATGGCGGAAGGTTGTTTCCGTCAGATCGATCCATTTCTCACCACTCTGCATATTATTGGAGTTTGTAATATGTACTTCAACGCCTATGAAAATATCAAACATACTAGACCCGATTTGCAACTGCTGAGTCCAGAAATGATTGAGCAACATACTCAAGCAGCAGTTAATTTCATTTTGGCTGGTGTGCAAGCAATCAAAGTTAACAATATATCAAAGGAGAGCAATACGAACAGCGACGATACGTAA
- a CDS encoding peptidoglycan-binding protein, whose amino-acid sequence MEYLAYSHMFIAQEEASGKTKYNPPKSQLNAETPLESSDIVITKKQASGISKSKFNWQKLLKSSAWLALAGVGVLLIAAAQIQVSSAAYVKTNGSCLRIRTGPSTNYSYVDCVSNGATLPAIERYENGFARLTTGRYVFARWVGDKPNNPTTSSPIGSPIGSPSGSLGGVGGSVTLTPGSRGQLVRDVQTALGNLRVDGIYGQETVNQVRSFQASKGLLVDGVVGPETRVALGI is encoded by the coding sequence ATGGAATATCTTGCTTATTCTCACATGTTTATTGCTCAGGAAGAGGCATCTGGAAAGACAAAATATAATCCGCCTAAATCTCAATTAAATGCGGAAACACCTCTGGAATCTTCTGACATAGTTATTACTAAAAAACAGGCATCTGGAATCAGCAAGTCTAAATTTAATTGGCAAAAACTTCTTAAATCTTCAGCTTGGTTAGCTTTAGCTGGTGTTGGTGTATTACTTATTGCTGCTGCCCAAATTCAAGTCAGTTCGGCTGCTTATGTAAAGACTAACGGTAGTTGTTTACGTATCCGTACAGGCCCAAGCACTAACTATTCTTATGTGGATTGTGTATCAAATGGTGCAACCCTTCCCGCAATTGAAAGGTATGAAAACGGTTTTGCTAGGCTTACTACGGGTAGATACGTTTTTGCTCGATGGGTTGGTGATAAACCTAACAATCCTACTACAAGTAGTCCTATTGGTAGTCCTATTGGTAGTCCTAGTGGTAGTCTTGGTGGCGTTGGGGGTTCAGTGACTCTTACTCCTGGTTCTAGAGGTCAGCTTGTGAGAGACGTTCAGACAGCTTTAGGTAATCTCAGGGTTGATGGAATTTACGGTCAAGAAACTGTTAACCAAGTCCGAAGCTTTCAAGCAAGTAAAGGTCTACTTGTAGATGGTGTAGTGGGCCCCGAAACTAGAGTAGCTCTAGGTATTTAG
- a CDS encoding Crp/Fnr family transcriptional regulator — protein sequence MEERLARWLLTVSDGLQAEDFPLTQEFIAQMLGVQRSGVTVAASTLSRAGMIRYQSGQINILKREDL from the coding sequence ATAGAAGAACGCCTAGCTCGTTGGCTTCTCACCGTTTCTGACGGTTTGCAAGCAGAAGATTTTCCGCTCACACAAGAATTTATCGCCCAGATGCTGGGTGTACAGCGCTCCGGGGTGACAGTAGCAGCTAGCACTCTGAGCCGAGCCGGAATGATTCGCTATCAGAGCGGTCAAATTAACATCCTGAAGCGAGAGGATTTATAA
- a CDS encoding PAS domain S-box protein, which translates to MDVICRRKGDRTIKKWYRVQKLKAIFVLALAIVFTNAVVSYSNTVKLIHNQEWVTSSYEVITQVEKIQSTLKDTETAQRNYLITVDADDLKTYLAADQQTNRNIQILRKLTANNHQKQQWISLLEPKITSRLDILQQEIYLRQNQGFEAVKKRILSDKDNQSSKEIQQLIHDSLEVEQNLLHQGMQQSQANSQKAVVTFFIAAIVDLVLVALLYDLLWHYIRQLQQTELALRQSENRLRAMIDAEPECIKLIAKDGTLLEINAEGLAMMEVESADVLIGKPIDAVIVPEYRAAFANLHKSICQGNKGTLEFEIVGFKGTRRYMESHAVPLRNESDGTFIHLALMRDITQQKHAEQKIREQGLLLDVSTEGIIVRNIHNQILFWNQGAERLYGWKAEEVVGNNVLQLLYKDISPQLEDAYLKVINTGEWRGELHQLTKEGRVIIVESRWILIRDDNGQTKSILSVNTEITQQKQLEAQLLRSQRLESIGTLAGGIVHDLNNILSPILMSVQILQKKLPDSESQQILQTLENNVKRGANLLKQVLSFARGIEGKRTIVQIQPLMAEMEQIIAQTFPKSIICQVDIPKNLWDVRGDTTQIHQVLINLVVNARDAMPNGGILRIAAENLVIGEHSAQINIDAKVGSYIAIVVTDTGMGMSLEVQQRIFEPFFTTKEVGKGTGLGLSTALGIVKNHGGFVNVYSQVGRGTQFTVYLPASTFRNTHLMSQELESVTGNG; encoded by the coding sequence ATGGATGTCATCTGCCGCAGAAAAGGCGATCGCACGATCAAAAAATGGTATCGAGTCCAAAAGCTAAAAGCAATATTCGTCTTAGCCTTGGCAATTGTATTTACTAATGCTGTAGTCTCTTATAGCAATACTGTGAAGCTGATTCACAACCAGGAATGGGTGACATCTTCTTATGAAGTTATTACTCAAGTTGAAAAGATTCAATCTACACTCAAAGATACTGAAACGGCACAACGTAATTACCTAATTACAGTAGATGCAGACGATCTCAAAACTTATCTTGCAGCCGATCAACAAACTAATCGCAATATTCAAATTCTCCGTAAGTTAACTGCTAATAACCATCAAAAGCAGCAGTGGATTTCTTTGCTGGAGCCGAAAATTACCAGTAGGCTCGACATTCTGCAACAAGAAATTTACCTCAGACAAAATCAGGGATTTGAAGCAGTTAAGAAGCGAATCTTATCTGATAAAGACAACCAAAGCAGTAAAGAAATCCAACAGCTGATTCACGACTCCTTAGAGGTAGAGCAAAATTTATTACATCAGGGAATGCAGCAGTCGCAAGCAAATTCCCAAAAGGCAGTAGTTACATTTTTTATCGCTGCTATTGTGGATTTGGTGTTAGTGGCGCTGCTGTATGATTTGTTGTGGCATTATATCAGACAACTTCAGCAGACGGAACTGGCACTACGCCAAAGCGAAAACCGTTTACGAGCCATGATAGATGCAGAACCAGAATGCATCAAGTTAATTGCTAAGGATGGCACCCTTTTAGAAATTAATGCCGAAGGGTTGGCAATGATGGAAGTGGAAAGTGCTGATGTATTAATTGGTAAACCAATTGATGCTGTAATTGTACCAGAATATAGAGCGGCTTTTGCGAACTTGCATAAAAGTATCTGCCAAGGTAACAAAGGGACTTTGGAGTTTGAAATTGTCGGATTTAAAGGTACTCGTCGCTACATGGAAAGTCATGCTGTACCACTGCGTAACGAATCTGATGGTACATTCATCCATTTGGCACTGATGCGAGATATAACCCAGCAAAAACACGCAGAACAGAAAATCCGCGAACAAGGGTTGCTGCTGGATGTATCAACTGAGGGGATTATTGTACGAAATATCCACAACCAAATTTTGTTTTGGAATCAAGGTGCTGAACGTCTGTATGGCTGGAAAGCTGAAGAAGTTGTGGGTAATAATGTTTTGCAACTTTTGTATAAAGATATTTCACCACAGCTAGAAGATGCTTACTTGAAAGTGATAAATACGGGTGAGTGGCGGGGTGAGTTGCATCAACTGACAAAGGAAGGTAGAGTAATTATCGTTGAAAGTCGGTGGATACTGATTCGAGATGATAATGGACAAACTAAGTCGATTTTGAGTGTAAACACCGAGATTACGCAGCAGAAACAACTGGAAGCTCAACTTCTGCGATCGCAACGTTTGGAGAGTATCGGCACTTTAGCTGGCGGTATCGTCCACGATCTCAACAATATACTATCCCCAATTTTAATGTCAGTTCAAATATTGCAGAAGAAATTGCCCGATTCGGAGAGTCAGCAAATACTACAAACTTTAGAAAATAATGTTAAACGCGGTGCTAATTTGCTCAAACAAGTATTGTCTTTTGCACGGGGTATTGAAGGCAAACGGACAATTGTGCAAATTCAGCCTTTGATGGCAGAAATGGAGCAGATTATCGCTCAAACGTTTCCCAAATCTATCATCTGTCAGGTAGATATCCCTAAAAATCTGTGGGATGTCCGTGGAGACACAACTCAAATACATCAGGTGCTGATAAATTTAGTAGTCAATGCCCGCGATGCTATGCCCAATGGCGGTATATTGAGGATTGCAGCAGAAAATCTGGTGATTGGCGAACATTCTGCCCAGATAAATATTGATGCTAAAGTAGGTTCTTATATTGCGATCGTGGTGACAGATACTGGTATGGGGATGTCGTTGGAAGTCCAGCAACGGATTTTTGAACCATTTTTTACCACCAAAGAGGTAGGCAAAGGTACAGGTTTAGGACTTTCCACGGCGTTGGGTATTGTTAAAAATCACGGTGGTTTTGTCAATGTTTACAGTCAGGTAGGCAGAGGAACTCAATTTACAGTTTATTTGCCAGCCTCAACATTCAGAAACACACATTTGATGTCTCAAGAACTGGAATCGGTTACAGGAAATGGCTAA
- a CDS encoding aryl-sulfate sulfotransferase: protein MTFTATSVDQNTIRRRGTGLKAYNPEKAFKGYTLFTPLTGKGEVYLLNLEGEVVHQWNLPYPPGLYGYLLPNGNLFYNGKTPPEEPLRFALWAAFKSGVVLEADSKGNIIWEYKHPDHHHDGRRLANGNTILLAIEKIPQSLVPRIKGGVAGTEPDGNIYADVLYEVTPGGEIVWTWHAHEHLDPDKFTITPQDHRHEWTHGNTVGELADGNIIVSFRNISTVVIIDRKTGEIIWTLGDDVLAQQHFPNELANGNILIFDNGAHRRNIALNFSRVIEVNRQTKEIVWEYTDNPPQNFFSAYISGAQRLANGNTLITEGAYGRIFEVTVAGEIVWEYINPHFAVRNIPGEKSPVTRGEQNTVFRAFRYAPEEIPWL from the coding sequence ATGACTTTTACAGCAACATCAGTTGACCAGAATACTATTCGTCGTCGAGGTACTGGTTTAAAGGCTTACAATCCCGAAAAAGCATTCAAAGGATATACACTTTTCACACCCCTAACAGGTAAAGGTGAAGTCTACCTTCTGAATTTAGAAGGAGAAGTAGTACACCAGTGGAATCTGCCATATCCACCAGGGTTATATGGTTATCTCTTGCCTAATGGCAACCTTTTTTATAATGGTAAAACTCCACCAGAAGAACCACTACGTTTTGCTTTGTGGGCTGCATTTAAAAGTGGTGTTGTTTTAGAGGCAGATTCCAAAGGAAATATTATTTGGGAATATAAGCATCCAGATCATCATCACGATGGACGCAGATTAGCCAATGGCAACACAATTTTACTCGCCATTGAAAAGATACCCCAGTCGTTAGTTCCTCGCATCAAAGGCGGCGTAGCAGGTACAGAACCAGATGGGAATATCTATGCTGATGTGCTTTATGAAGTGACTCCAGGAGGTGAAATTGTCTGGACTTGGCACGCTCACGAACACCTCGATCCAGATAAGTTTACCATTACACCCCAGGATCATCGACACGAATGGACTCATGGGAATACTGTCGGTGAACTCGCTGATGGCAACATTATAGTGAGCTTTCGCAACATCTCTACAGTTGTAATTATCGATCGCAAAACCGGAGAAATTATTTGGACGTTGGGCGATGACGTACTGGCACAGCAGCACTTTCCCAACGAACTAGCTAACGGTAATATCCTGATTTTCGACAATGGCGCACATCGTCGTAACATTGCTCTTAATTTCTCCCGTGTAATTGAGGTAAACCGTCAAACTAAAGAGATAGTTTGGGAATACACCGACAACCCGCCTCAAAACTTCTTTAGTGCATACATATCAGGAGCGCAACGTTTAGCGAATGGCAATACCTTGATTACAGAAGGTGCTTACGGCCGGATATTCGAGGTGACAGTTGCAGGAGAGATTGTTTGGGAATACATTAATCCCCACTTTGCAGTTAGGAATATTCCAGGTGAGAAATCGCCTGT
- a CDS encoding cytochrome P450 translates to MRQLKSAESMPGSYGLPILGETLEIFRDSELYIWRRFQQHGSVFKTSVMGRKRAYLIGPDANRLVLVEQAENMSSRIGWYFLESTFGNNILLQDGEEHRLTRRLMYPAFHGKAIATYFDTIQNIVQDFLKDWGEQGTISLNSSFRQLTLMVATRLFLGSQNKSEVEQTSQWFTQLLDSSMAILKWNVPFTLYGRGQNARGKLVAFLRQAIAQRTEQGNLEQSKDVLGLLLAAVDEDGNKLSETQVINEALLLLFAGHETTASLLTWVIFELGNHPEWRSRLRQEQLAVVGDNPLSLSHLKQLPQLTNVLKETERLYPPVYAYNRGVLKDIEYAGYRIPAGWFVTISPMLTHRLPELYTNPDRFDPDRFDPDRFAPPREEDKKHPLALMGFGYGSHSCLGMEFAQMEMKIVLSTLLRHYDWTVKPDYSAIAPVRQPSKVKDTLQAYIEPLSSNLSI, encoded by the coding sequence ATGCGGCAGCTAAAATCCGCCGAGTCAATGCCTGGTAGCTATGGCTTGCCCATATTGGGGGAGACTTTAGAAATATTTCGGGATTCGGAACTGTATATATGGCGACGATTCCAGCAGCATGGTTCAGTTTTTAAGACGAGCGTGATGGGACGTAAACGCGCTTATTTAATTGGCCCTGATGCTAATCGCCTGGTGCTGGTGGAACAGGCGGAAAATATGTCGTCGCGGATAGGGTGGTATTTTTTGGAATCGACATTTGGCAACAATATTTTATTACAAGATGGGGAAGAACATCGGCTAACTCGTCGCTTAATGTATCCAGCATTTCATGGAAAAGCGATCGCTACATACTTCGACACCATCCAAAATATTGTCCAAGATTTCCTCAAAGATTGGGGAGAACAGGGAACGATTTCCTTAAATTCTAGTTTCCGCCAGCTTACCCTGATGGTTGCGACTCGCCTATTCTTGGGAAGTCAGAACAAGAGCGAAGTTGAGCAAACCAGTCAGTGGTTTACGCAACTGCTAGATAGCAGTATGGCGATCCTCAAATGGAATGTCCCTTTTACTTTATATGGTCGCGGTCAAAATGCTAGGGGTAAGTTAGTGGCTTTCTTACGTCAAGCGATCGCCCAGCGTACTGAGCAGGGTAACTTAGAGCAATCAAAAGATGTTTTGGGATTGCTACTAGCAGCTGTTGATGAAGATGGTAATAAGTTGAGCGAAACACAGGTAATCAACGAAGCCTTATTATTGCTATTTGCTGGACATGAGACAACAGCCTCATTACTGACTTGGGTAATATTTGAATTAGGTAATCACCCAGAATGGCGATCGCGACTGCGCCAAGAACAATTAGCAGTTGTGGGAGATAATCCCCTGAGTCTATCCCATCTCAAACAACTTCCACAGTTAACCAACGTGTTAAAAGAAACAGAAAGGCTATATCCGCCAGTGTATGCCTATAATCGTGGTGTCCTCAAGGATATTGAGTATGCAGGCTATCGCATCCCAGCAGGTTGGTTTGTGACTATTTCGCCGATGCTGACTCACCGTTTACCAGAACTGTACACCAACCCCGATCGCTTCGACCCCGATCGCTTCGACCCCGATCGCTTTGCACCACCTCGCGAAGAAGATAAAAAGCATCCTTTGGCACTAATGGGTTTTGGTTATGGTTCGCACAGTTGTTTAGGTATGGAATTTGCCCAAATGGAAATGAAAATTGTGCTTTCCACACTGCTTCGTCATTACGACTGGACAGTAAAACCAGATTATTCTGCGATCGCTCCAGTTCGTCAACCTTCTAAAGTTAAAGATACTCTACAAGCATATATTGAGCCTTTAAGTAGCAACCTAAGTATTTAA
- a CDS encoding SDR family NAD(P)-dependent oxidoreductase: MTKPPRCIVCKTTFLQGHNFYTRLCVECGNLNFSKRQQSADLRGMIAVVTGARVNIGHGVALRLLRDGATAIATSRFPHDAAKRYAAEPDFLEWQHRLQVYGLDLRHLHSVEQFTQHVCQFYPRLDIIINNAAQTVRRPPAFYRHLIEFESLSFGELPPEIQGLVNHNHAVKTENPALLASTEEKEATFTENSAFLSQIPLITEDSVDNSAFFPLGEYTGDGQQLDLRPFNSWLMKDEQVSILELLEVHIINAIAPFIINSRLKPLMSNYKETNKYIINVSSMEGRFNDVDKPWRHPHTNMAKAALNQMTRTCAKEYAKHRIFMNAVDPGWISFQHPYHQAKSMQERGVYPPFDINDAAARICDPIYLGINQGKTPFAKLFKDYTETDW; encoded by the coding sequence ATGACCAAACCACCACGTTGTATTGTCTGCAAGACAACTTTTTTACAGGGTCATAACTTTTACACTAGACTCTGTGTTGAGTGTGGAAATCTTAACTTCAGCAAGCGTCAGCAAAGTGCTGATTTACGGGGTATGATTGCCGTTGTCACAGGAGCTAGGGTAAATATTGGTCATGGGGTAGCGTTGAGACTGTTGCGAGATGGTGCAACTGCGATCGCAACAAGCCGTTTTCCCCATGACGCGGCAAAAAGGTACGCAGCAGAACCAGATTTTCTAGAATGGCAACATCGTTTACAAGTTTACGGACTGGATTTGCGCCATCTCCATAGTGTTGAGCAATTTACCCAACACGTTTGCCAGTTTTACCCGCGACTCGACATTATTATCAATAATGCCGCACAAACAGTGCGTCGTCCGCCTGCGTTTTATCGTCATTTAATTGAGTTTGAATCGCTGTCTTTCGGGGAACTACCGCCAGAAATACAGGGGTTAGTAAACCATAATCATGCGGTAAAAACTGAGAATCCGGCGCTATTAGCTAGTACAGAAGAAAAAGAAGCCACATTTACCGAAAATTCTGCTTTCCTCTCCCAGATTCCTTTGATTACCGAAGACAGCGTAGATAATTCGGCTTTTTTCCCTTTAGGAGAGTATACCGGTGATGGGCAACAACTGGACTTGCGTCCTTTTAATAGCTGGCTGATGAAGGATGAGCAAGTTAGCATTTTAGAATTATTGGAAGTGCATATAATTAATGCGATCGCTCCATTTATCATTAACAGCAGACTCAAGCCATTAATGAGCAACTACAAAGAGACTAATAAATATATCATTAATGTTTCTTCAATGGAAGGGCGATTTAACGATGTTGACAAACCCTGGCGACATCCCCACACCAATATGGCAAAGGCTGCTCTCAATCAAATGACCCGTACCTGTGCCAAAGAATACGCCAAACATCGTATTTTTATGAATGCAGTAGACCCTGGATGGATTAGCTTCCAACACCCCTATCATCAAGCAAAATCCATGCAAGAACGTGGCGTTTATCCTCCCTTTGATATCAATGATGCAGCTGCACGCATTTGCGACCCAATTTATCTAGGAATCAACCAAGGTAAAACACCTTTTGCTAAATTATTTAAAGACTATACAGAAACAGATTGGTAA
- a CDS encoding NADP(H)-dependent aldo-keto reductase, translated as MKYNSLGKSDLKVSEICLGTMTYGQQNTIEEAHEQLDYSIAQGVNFIDAAEMYPVPTSAETYGLTETYIGEWLKRQQREQLIIATKIAGPGRGFKWLRGGAKAIDRDNIKQAVDDSLKRLQTDYIDLYQIHWPDRYVPRFGQTVFDPTQVGETVPITEQLAVFADVIKAGKIRYIGLSNETPWGVAQFSNAAKQLGLPKVVSIQNAYNLLNRVFDGALAEAAYHEEIGLLAYSPLAFGFLTGKYLNGKPEKARVTLFENFGQRYLKPKVSQAVAAYVEIAKRHQLSPAHLALAFVRSRWFVSSTIIGATTLEQLKENLESVNVVINKDILEELDIVHAQSPNPAP; from the coding sequence ATGAAGTATAATTCACTTGGCAAGAGTGACTTAAAAGTTTCTGAAATATGTCTAGGTACTATGACTTATGGACAGCAAAATACTATTGAAGAAGCCCACGAACAGCTAGATTATTCTATTGCCCAGGGAGTTAACTTTATTGATGCCGCGGAGATGTACCCAGTTCCAACAAGTGCCGAAACTTATGGATTAACTGAAACGTACATTGGGGAATGGTTAAAGCGTCAACAAAGAGAGCAACTGATTATAGCTACTAAAATTGCTGGCCCTGGTAGAGGCTTTAAATGGTTGCGTGGAGGAGCCAAAGCAATAGACCGTGATAATATCAAACAAGCCGTAGATGATAGTTTAAAAAGATTACAGACAGATTATATCGATCTGTACCAAATCCACTGGCCCGATCGCTATGTGCCACGGTTTGGACAAACGGTATTCGATCCAACTCAAGTGGGAGAAACGGTTCCTATAACTGAACAGTTAGCAGTTTTTGCCGACGTAATTAAGGCGGGAAAAATTCGCTATATCGGTTTGAGTAATGAGACACCTTGGGGAGTTGCCCAATTTAGTAACGCTGCTAAACAATTAGGATTGCCCAAAGTTGTCTCGATTCAAAATGCTTATAACTTACTGAATCGAGTATTTGATGGAGCCTTAGCAGAAGCAGCTTATCACGAAGAAATCGGGTTACTAGCTTATAGTCCTTTAGCATTTGGCTTCTTGACTGGTAAATACCTAAACGGCAAACCAGAGAAAGCAAGAGTCACTTTGTTTGAAAATTTTGGTCAGCGCTACTTAAAACCAAAAGTCAGTCAAGCTGTAGCAGCTTATGTAGAAATTGCCAAGCGCCATCAACTAAGTCCAGCACATCTGGCTTTGGCATTCGTGCGGAGTCGTTGGTTTGTGTCTAGCACAATTATTGGTGCTACGACATTAGAACAACTCAAAGAAAATTTGGAAAGTGTAAATGTAGTTATCAATAAAGACATTTTGGAAGAGTTAGATATAGTTCATGCTCAATCTCCAAACCCAGCACCATAA